CGAGGGCTCCAGCGCCACCAGGGCGTGCACCAGGTCCGGCCGGCGCCGCGCCACCTCGGCCGCATACGCGGCGCCCAGCGAAAGGGCCACCACGTCGGCCCCGCCCGCGGGTTTGACGACGCGCTCCAGGAAGTGCTCCAGCTGGTCTTCCATCAGCCCCGGCTCGTAGGCGATCTCCGGCCGGTCGCTGTGCCCGAAGCCCACCCACTCCAGCGCGAACAGCGGCCGGTCGGTGTAGCGGGCGAACGCGCGCACCATGGGCCGCATCTCGTGCGCCGACGCCACCGCGTTGATGGAATGCAGGAACACCACGGGCCGGCCCGTGCCCTCGCGCTGGTAGTAGGCGTAGAACACGTCGCCCCACGACACGTACTCCAGGGGCAGCCCCAGCGCGTTGGGCAGCTCCGTCACCGGCTTGCGGCGCGCCTTGCGGGCGCCCAGCAGGTACACCGCGTACGCGCCCAGCGCCGCCGCGCCCAGCCCGGCGGCCGCCTTGCGCCGCGTGCTCCCCAGCAGCGGCGTGCCCTTCGCTTCGTCCTGGCGCTCTTCCGGGCGCCCCTCGCGGCCCGTCTTGGGGCCCTCGTTCACGGCCATCCGCTCCTCTCGCGTTCGCTCCCCGCCAGCCCTTCCCGCCCCCCGTGCAAACCCCGTGCAAACGCCAAGGCCCGGCGACTCCGCCGGGCCCCTGCAGTTCTTCTTCGGTGGCCCGGCGCCGGTCGCGTCAGGGCGCCGGCGCCGCCGCCGCGGACGCCGCCACCGCGTCGCGGGGCGCGTTCAGCGACTGCCAGCCGCGGTCGGCCAGGTCCAGGATCCCCCAGCGCTGCCGCACCCCGGCGGCCGTCATCCCGCCGGGAAACACCTGCGCGCCGGCGGTGAAGAACAGCAGCACGATCAGCGCCGCCGCGGCCACTACGCCCGCCATGGCCGGACGAGGCAGCCGCGCGTGCGCGTGCTCGTCGGCGCCGCGCGCGGGGCGCATGTACATCACCACGATCACGCGCAGGTAGTAGAAGTACGAAACCAGCGACGCCAGCACCAGCACCACCGCCAGCGGCGTCAGGTTCTGCGGGGCCGACACCAGCGCGCGCAGGATGTACAGCTTGCCCAGGAACCCCGCCGTCAGCGGAAAGCCCGCCAGCGACAGCAGGAAGATGGAGAACACCGCCGCCAGCAGCGGCTTCTGGTGCGCCAGCCCGGAATAATCCTCCAGCGTCACCCGCTCGTCGGCGCCGCGCGCGTTGGCGATCACCACCCCGAAGGCGCCCGCCGTCATCAGCGTGTACACCAGCAGGTAGAAGAGGAAGGCGCCCGGCCCGCCGGAGTTGATGGCCAGCAGCGCCGCCAGCAGGTACCCCGCGTGGGCGATGGACGAATACGCCAGCATGCGCTTCACCGAGCCCTGCGTGGCCGCGATCAGGTTGCCCCCGACCATGGTGAGCATGGCGATGAAGAAGATGGGGATGGCCCAGTGCTCGTACCCGCCGGCGAAGCCCACCAGGAACACGCGGATGAACGCCGCGAACGCGGCCGCCTTCACCCCGGTGGCCATCAGCGCCGTCACCGGCGTGGGCGCGCCGTCGTAGGCGTCGGGGGTCCACATGTGGAAGGGCATGGCCGCCACCTTGAACCCGAAGCCCACCAGC
This window of the Longimicrobium sp. genome carries:
- a CDS encoding alpha/beta hydrolase; amino-acid sequence: MAVNEGPKTGREGRPEERQDEAKGTPLLGSTRRKAAAGLGAAALGAYAVYLLGARKARRKPVTELPNALGLPLEYVSWGDVFYAYYQREGTGRPVVFLHSINAVASAHEMRPMVRAFARYTDRPLFALEWVGFGHSDRPEIAYEPGLMEDQLEHFLERVVKPAGGADVVALSLGAAYAAEVARRRPDLVHALVALEPSGLGKNPGALPRIWSRLLFTLPGVQRAFYDRLTTPESLYQFAADNLFTPEFGVPEEFVDFAAETSRMEGAALPLDDFLSGRMFPRDSADAFRRLRQPLLVIHGTVENRRQENYDRLPELDGRPNVTVVGLPTGGLPHWERALEVWERVRDFLDAAGPRA
- a CDS encoding NADH-quinone oxidoreductase subunit N; protein product: MELNLANQGHYFWALLPEIVLSLCAMAVLLVDVFQKGNRSEPSSRAIPWLSIGSLVLTAIANIALYRMRHQAGSEAGMVALDSFRVIVNFICLLAAGMALLLSMGYLDRRGINRGEFHALILFATLGMMLMAGATDLLMVFIGLEVMSVAIYVLVGFDRLDARSTEGSLKYFLLGAFTSAFFLYGIALTFGATGTTNIARMNQLLISGNRDEPMLMAGMALLLVGFGFKVAAMPFHMWTPDAYDGAPTPVTALMATGVKAAAFAAFIRVFLVGFAGGYEHWAIPIFFIAMLTMVGGNLIAATQGSVKRMLAYSSIAHAGYLLAALLAINSGGPGAFLFYLLVYTLMTAGAFGVVIANARGADERVTLEDYSGLAHQKPLLAAVFSIFLLSLAGFPLTAGFLGKLYILRALVSAPQNLTPLAVVLVLASLVSYFYYLRVIVVMYMRPARGADEHAHARLPRPAMAGVVAAAALIVLLFFTAGAQVFPGGMTAAGVRQRWGILDLADRGWQSLNAPRDAVAASAAAAPAP